One Lactobacillus sp. CBA3606 DNA segment encodes these proteins:
- a CDS encoding MFS transporter produces the protein MDDAERERGPWHRNLIVLWFCTFVAGMAFSEIMPFLSLFVSQLGDFNKQQVTFYSGLAYAADYAISAISAPLWGIIADKKGRKVMLLRASLGMALAMGLMGFVTNVWQLVALRALQGVFAGFISNAQALVASQTPRKYSGHALSTLITGAVSGQLFGPVIGGVLAEVFSIRNTFFITAGLLVGAFLLSLFFVQEHFKPVDHHREPGASRNPLAAFQNPKLIIIMLCSTMIVQLGNASIAPIISLYVRELMHYKGPITVVAGIIAALPGISNILAAPRLGRYGDQHGSGRVLLFGYVFAVIMYFPQGWVTSVIALGLLRFAIGISDGALFPEIQTLLTKNTPVHLTSTIFSYNQSFQAIGNMLGALLGGVIAGIFDYNSVFILTAVMLAINLGLILWLVPGIWKQQGSLAE, from the coding sequence GTGGATGACGCAGAACGTGAGCGCGGACCATGGCATCGTAATTTAATTGTTTTATGGTTTTGTACCTTTGTGGCTGGGATGGCATTTAGTGAAATTATGCCATTTTTGTCATTGTTTGTGAGCCAGCTAGGAGACTTTAATAAGCAGCAAGTGACCTTTTATAGTGGTCTTGCCTATGCGGCTGATTATGCTATTTCTGCTATTTCCGCACCATTATGGGGTATTATTGCGGATAAAAAAGGTCGTAAAGTGATGTTACTACGCGCTTCGTTAGGGATGGCGTTGGCGATGGGGTTAATGGGGTTTGTCACCAATGTTTGGCAATTAGTTGCTTTACGGGCTTTACAAGGTGTCTTTGCCGGTTTTATTTCCAATGCGCAAGCGCTAGTCGCTTCTCAAACACCACGTAAATATAGTGGTCACGCATTGAGTACCTTAATCACTGGGGCCGTTAGTGGTCAGTTATTTGGGCCGGTTATCGGTGGTGTCTTAGCCGAAGTGTTCTCGATTCGAAATACGTTCTTTATTACGGCGGGGTTATTAGTTGGTGCATTCTTGCTGAGTTTGTTCTTCGTGCAAGAACATTTCAAACCAGTTGATCATCATCGAGAACCGGGTGCTAGTCGCAATCCATTGGCAGCCTTTCAAAATCCTAAGTTAATCATTATCATGCTGTGCTCGACCATGATTGTCCAACTAGGGAATGCGTCAATTGCGCCGATTATTAGTTTATATGTGCGCGAATTGATGCATTATAAAGGCCCAATTACGGTTGTGGCCGGGATTATTGCTGCCTTACCCGGAATTTCTAATATTTTAGCGGCCCCTCGGCTAGGTCGGTATGGCGACCAGCATGGTTCAGGGCGGGTGCTATTGTTTGGGTATGTTTTTGCAGTTATTATGTATTTCCCACAAGGTTGGGTCACGAGTGTGATTGCCTTAGGGTTGTTACGATTTGCGATTGGAATTTCTGATGGGGCACTGTTCCCAGAAATTCAAACCTTATTGACTAAGAATACGCCAGTGCATTTGACGTCAACGATTTTCAGTTACAATCAGTCTTTTCAGGCGATTGGTAATATGTTAGGCGCTTTGTTAGGTGGCGTAATTGCTGGGATTTTTGACTATAATTCAGTCTTTATTCTGACTGCCGTGATGTTGGCCATTAACTTAGGCTTGATTTTGTGGTTGGTCCCAGGAATTTGGAAACAACAGGGGTCATTAGCTGAATAG
- a CDS encoding GNAT family N-acetyltransferase → MITYRYSVAADLPALFAIDQTIWNSQNSPGPILAKDLAAYTQNYPSGSQLVAVQDEQILGMISWNPMPPFMSMRFTWDIGIGILPQAQHQGVGRGLMTKLKAEARRLGIHRLELRVLATNLVARQFYAQLGFQVESVAREAFYLDGHFVDDYGLAYLIDE, encoded by the coding sequence ATGATTACCTATCGCTATTCTGTGGCGGCGGATTTACCGGCATTATTCGCCATTGATCAAACTATCTGGAATTCACAAAATAGTCCGGGGCCGATACTAGCCAAGGACCTCGCGGCATATACGCAAAATTATCCAAGCGGCAGTCAATTGGTGGCAGTTCAAGATGAGCAAATTTTAGGGATGATTTCTTGGAATCCAATGCCGCCCTTTATGTCAATGCGATTTACTTGGGATATTGGCATCGGGATTTTACCGCAAGCACAACATCAAGGCGTTGGGCGTGGTTTGATGACGAAACTTAAGGCTGAAGCGCGGCGTCTCGGGATTCATCGGCTTGAATTACGGGTGCTAGCGACTAATTTGGTGGCCCGGCAGTTCTATGCACAACTGGGATTTCAAGTAGAAAGTGTGGCCCGTGAGGCCTTTTACTTAGATGGTCATTTTGTGGATGACTATGGCTTGGCTTATTTGATTGATGAGTAG
- a CDS encoding amino acid permease, translating into MQRKLSTGQMQMIALGGTIGVGLFMGSGSTIKWTGPSVLIAYIVAGAFLYLIMRALGEMLYVDPNTGSFAKFASEYIHPVFGYLTAWSNVFQFVVVGMSEMIALGGYCRYWWPNLPDWIPGLIAIGFLCAANLISVKMFGALETWFSLIKVVTIILMIIAGLGLILFGFGNHGHAIGISNLWAHGGFFTGGVKGFMFALAIVLASYQGIELIGVTAGEAENPQSTLVKAIRSTVARILIFYVGAIFVIVSIYPWDQLSQIGSPFVQTFAKIGITAAASIINFVVITASLSGTNSGIYSASRMTYTLAENRQLPHKMTLLNRHGVPFYAVISISIGILIGVLLNVILPYYFKSASEIFVMVYSSSVLPGMVPWIVILISQIEFRKQNAAKMVNHPFKMPFSPYSNYLTLAFLALTLVFMFINPETRYSILVGVVFLVIMTIIYFRKYRQSTDTH; encoded by the coding sequence ATGCAAAGAAAATTAAGTACGGGCCAAATGCAGATGATTGCATTAGGTGGCACGATTGGCGTAGGGCTCTTCATGGGTTCTGGCTCAACCATCAAGTGGACCGGACCGTCAGTTTTGATTGCGTATATCGTCGCCGGCGCTTTTTTGTACCTGATTATGCGAGCTTTGGGTGAAATGCTGTACGTTGATCCAAATACGGGGTCTTTTGCCAAGTTTGCTTCTGAATATATTCATCCGGTCTTCGGCTATTTAACCGCATGGAGTAATGTCTTCCAGTTTGTGGTGGTTGGGATGAGTGAGATGATTGCGTTAGGCGGCTATTGCCGCTATTGGTGGCCAAACTTACCAGACTGGATTCCAGGCTTAATTGCGATTGGTTTTTTATGTGCGGCTAATTTGATTTCGGTCAAGATGTTTGGCGCCTTGGAAACTTGGTTCTCCCTCATTAAAGTGGTCACCATCATTTTAATGATTATTGCGGGGCTGGGACTGATCTTGTTTGGTTTTGGGAATCATGGTCATGCTATTGGTATCAGTAACCTGTGGGCGCACGGCGGCTTTTTCACGGGTGGGGTGAAAGGTTTCATGTTTGCCTTAGCAATTGTCTTGGCGTCTTATCAGGGGATTGAACTGATTGGTGTGACGGCTGGTGAAGCTGAAAATCCGCAGAGCACGTTAGTTAAAGCGATCCGGTCGACCGTCGCTAGAATTTTGATTTTTTACGTCGGCGCCATTTTCGTGATTGTTAGTATTTATCCCTGGGATCAATTGAGTCAGATCGGCTCCCCCTTCGTTCAAACGTTTGCCAAGATTGGGATTACTGCGGCCGCGTCGATTATTAATTTCGTGGTCATCACGGCCTCACTATCTGGAACGAATTCTGGGATTTATAGTGCCAGTCGGATGACGTATACCTTAGCGGAAAATCGACAATTACCACACAAGATGACCTTGTTAAATCGCCATGGGGTCCCGTTTTATGCGGTCATTTCAATTTCAATTGGAATTTTAATTGGGGTGTTACTAAATGTGATTTTGCCCTATTACTTTAAAAGTGCCAGTGAAATTTTCGTGATGGTTTATAGTTCGAGTGTCTTACCTGGGATGGTGCCGTGGATTGTGATTTTGATCAGTCAGATTGAATTTCGCAAACAAAATGCGGCTAAGATGGTCAACCATCCTTTCAAGATGCCATTTTCACCGTATTCGAATTATTTAACGTTAGCTTTTTTAGCGTTAACCTTGGTATTTATGTTTATTAATCCGGAAACGCGGTATTCGATTTTAGTGGGAGTTGTCTTTTTAGTTATCATGACGATCATTTACTTCCGAAAATATCGCCAATCAACGGATACACATTAA
- a CDS encoding NADPH-dependent FMN reductase, producing the protein MQTIAIILGSTRKSSLGRALFNHLQLTAPALCTELGLKTTFLDLAQYNLPFFDEALPPMANNQRHLPANQQQWVSDMAQADGYLILTPEYNHAMPAALKNALDFLAFEGQRKPVKLVSYADNMRGGQFGAAALVPVLQRLGMLVLPKPTPVGQLQNNLQPDGHFIAAAPLKARYTKGLSQALQEIAYYTTVLTEHPFPTA; encoded by the coding sequence ATGCAAACAATTGCGATTATTTTAGGTAGTACCCGTAAAAGTTCCCTCGGTCGGGCTTTATTCAACCATTTGCAGCTGACGGCACCTGCATTATGTACTGAATTAGGTCTCAAGACGACCTTTTTAGACTTAGCTCAATACAATCTACCCTTTTTTGATGAAGCACTACCACCAATGGCAAACAACCAGCGTCACTTACCCGCTAATCAGCAACAATGGGTTAGTGATATGGCCCAAGCAGACGGTTACCTCATCTTGACACCAGAGTATAACCATGCGATGCCGGCCGCGCTCAAAAATGCCCTCGATTTTCTGGCTTTTGAAGGCCAGCGTAAACCGGTTAAACTCGTTTCATATGCTGATAACATGCGTGGTGGCCAGTTTGGTGCGGCAGCGCTGGTCCCCGTCTTACAACGGCTAGGCATGCTGGTCTTACCTAAACCCACCCCTGTTGGTCAGTTACAAAACAACCTGCAACCCGATGGTCACTTCATCGCGGCAGCCCCACTAAAAGCACGCTATACCAAAGGCTTATCACAAGCACTCCAGGAAATCGCTTACTACACAACAGTACTCACTGAACATCCATTTCCAACCGCTTAA
- a CDS encoding alpha/beta hydrolase family protein, which produces MSIHQNNFYANELGRLVNVTVILPEPMNSAGKVAATFSRGSAQLPVIWLLHGLGGDATTWIRQTAIERLATQYRVAVVMPQTERGFYTDMVTGPRYWTFLTTELPDRLRFMFPLSAAREQNFVVGNSMGGYGALRWALTYPERFAAVAALSPVTDLARFRVEQAAIMPDFDLAFDPQHLSDTPVGIDYLLQHLSAPSQTLRVLMTTGSEDMLRAMDVAYQPRFANAFKTNFTWQELPGRHDWPLWNQQLPMVMQWLCGEQLAPL; this is translated from the coding sequence ATGTCAATTCATCAAAACAATTTTTATGCTAACGAATTAGGCCGGCTGGTTAACGTGACGGTGATTTTACCGGAGCCAATGAATTCGGCGGGGAAGGTCGCCGCTACTTTCAGTCGCGGGTCAGCCCAATTACCTGTTATCTGGCTGTTACATGGTTTAGGTGGCGATGCGACGACGTGGATCCGCCAGACTGCAATTGAACGTTTAGCGACCCAGTATCGCGTCGCTGTCGTGATGCCACAAACGGAACGCGGCTTTTATACGGATATGGTCACTGGACCCCGGTATTGGACCTTTTTGACGACTGAATTACCAGACCGATTACGATTCATGTTCCCACTAAGTGCCGCCCGTGAACAAAATTTTGTGGTCGGAAATTCCATGGGTGGGTATGGGGCCTTGCGATGGGCGCTAACGTATCCAGAACGTTTTGCCGCCGTTGCTGCACTATCACCAGTGACGGATTTGGCACGTTTTCGGGTAGAACAGGCCGCAATTATGCCCGATTTTGACTTAGCGTTTGATCCGCAACATTTAAGCGATACGCCGGTTGGCATTGATTACTTGTTACAGCACTTGTCCGCACCTAGCCAGACCTTACGAGTCTTAATGACGACGGGGAGTGAAGATATGTTGCGGGCAATGGATGTCGCCTATCAGCCCCGGTTTGCCAATGCCTTTAAAACGAATTTTACGTGGCAAGAATTACCTGGACGTCACGATTGGCCGTTGTGGAATCAGCAGTTGCCGATGGTGATGCAATGGCTATGTGGCGAACAGTTGGCGCCATTGTAA
- a CDS encoding NUDIX hydrolase — protein sequence MANYIQEIRALVGHKPIILNTAAGILVDEQQRVLLNLRTDTHNWSLPGGYLEYGETYATACVREYEEDSGLKVEIVAPIGIFDRGETAYPNGDIAQTITRLFLVRAVGGQVLRQATNETLKLAYFDFDQLPPLLNQQTADLIKAGQNFIKQA from the coding sequence ATGGCAAATTATATTCAAGAAATTCGCGCTTTAGTGGGCCACAAGCCCATTATTTTAAACACGGCCGCTGGAATTTTAGTTGATGAACAGCAACGGGTACTCCTGAACTTACGGACTGATACCCATAATTGGAGCTTACCCGGTGGTTATTTAGAATACGGCGAAACTTATGCCACTGCTTGCGTCCGCGAATACGAAGAAGACAGTGGCCTCAAGGTTGAGATAGTAGCCCCCATTGGTATTTTTGATCGCGGCGAAACCGCCTATCCAAATGGCGATATCGCCCAAACAATCACGCGACTATTCTTAGTCCGCGCAGTTGGCGGACAGGTTTTACGTCAAGCCACCAATGAAACTTTAAAACTAGCCTACTTTGATTTCGACCAATTACCACCGCTACTTAATCAGCAGACCGCTGACTTAATTAAAGCCGGTCAAAACTTCATCAAGCAAGCTTAA
- a CDS encoding MarR family winged helix-turn-helix transcriptional regulator, which translates to MTEPLIEQIMSELNAFIAQDGVDDDEKQWAQRQTTDVHLQQQLKQLSTTDIKVIAQLATQSATHAKALPQLTTLSQATISRAVTKLAQVGLVEKFRSLQNNKEVLVRLTTAGQQVAQLQHQLKLAIAAQASAIAADYTPAELTRFVTLMHRIRQIKL; encoded by the coding sequence ATGACCGAACCGTTAATCGAGCAGATAATGTCTGAATTAAATGCATTTATCGCCCAAGATGGCGTTGATGATGACGAGAAACAATGGGCGCAACGACAGACGACGGATGTCCACCTGCAACAGCAACTCAAGCAATTGTCGACTACCGATATTAAGGTAATTGCGCAATTAGCGACACAATCGGCGACGCACGCTAAAGCATTGCCACAACTAACGACGTTGTCACAAGCGACCATCTCACGAGCAGTTACTAAGTTAGCGCAGGTGGGCTTAGTTGAAAAATTTCGGAGTTTGCAAAACAATAAAGAAGTTTTAGTGCGGTTAACGACAGCGGGGCAACAGGTGGCACAACTCCAGCACCAATTAAAGCTGGCGATTGCTGCACAAGCCAGCGCCATTGCTGCAGACTATACGCCAGCAGAATTGACCCGGTTCGTGACCTTGATGCACCGAATTCGCCAAATCAAGCTGTGA
- a CDS encoding PspC domain-containing protein, with translation MKINIHRSNQNRVIAGVIGGIATRYDWNANLARLIFIVLAITPMFPGLIAYLILWLLMKDPID, from the coding sequence ATGAAAATTAACATTCATCGTTCCAATCAAAATCGTGTGATTGCCGGTGTCATTGGCGGCATTGCCACCCGTTACGACTGGAATGCCAATCTCGCACGGCTTATTTTCATCGTACTCGCAATTACACCGATGTTTCCTGGATTAATCGCCTACTTAATCCTTTGGTTACTCATGAAGGACCCTATCGACTAA
- a CDS encoding HAD-IC family P-type ATPase yields MIDNNNQQLTNPEDQDQVPPDTTHLWQLDEPTLATKYRTDPVTGLSAAEAEHRLQQNGRNELETKHTSRFIQFIKQFNNSIIYILAAAAIMTFLMHRYSDSIVIGLVIIANAIIGYVQERQAGNALERIREMLISKNFVIRDNQKLEIDARDLVVGDLVNLEAGDAVPADMRLISADNLSVQESILTGETNPVEKIEEPMPAEQLALADRRNLVYASTAVTSGSGLGIVVATAEATEIGAIQQSVGAVKEKPTPLMRNLNSLGLGLSIAIVVAAVLLFGLGLLMDTYSLPTLLIAVITMVVGSMPEGLPASTSVVLAMGTRRMTKKNVIVKSLPAVETLGAVDIVNTDKTGTLTKNEMTVTKVVTPHHFFDVTGVGYDADGGVNFDGSLKLNGQTMDWHQDESMEWLVNIAGQTTDAQLHFENNKWELTGEPTDGALTTLYRKMTGHDPKVAEVDSLPFDSAFRFSARLADFNGQRLLMVKGSPATILRLTDQKTAPTYWDHAMADLTADGLRVVALAYQVVAPDMTTIDAKNISNLALAGMVGIIDPPREEAAAAIAELRQAGVQVKMITGDHPDTAMAIANKLALAPHVKTITGPEIDALDDQQLNAQIDDYNVFARATPANKLRIVRAQQANQHVVSMTGDGVNDAPALKQADIGVAMGIKGTEVAKEAANMVLADDDFADIVAAVREGRHVFDNIRKTIRFLLPTSFAEGLVVIISILMGHELPLYPTQLLWINMVSALTIQFAFIFEPPEAGIMARGPRNVKAGLLSKLDSFEIVYVSLLISGLGIFAYDYLTALGLPNVVGSTMSLNIIIFGKIFYLFNLRNNHPVISKYLFQNKMAFYIVGILILLQLGIVYLPFMQSVFHTTNVSFGYGWGIPILAGIVVLIVTEIGKFIRFHFLEKDPGLN; encoded by the coding sequence ATGATAGATAATAACAATCAGCAGTTGACTAACCCGGAAGACCAAGATCAGGTGCCTCCGGATACCACCCATTTGTGGCAGCTTGATGAACCAACTTTAGCAACCAAGTACCGGACTGATCCTGTGACTGGCCTTAGTGCTGCCGAAGCTGAGCACCGTTTACAACAAAACGGTCGGAATGAACTGGAAACCAAGCACACTTCTCGCTTCATTCAGTTCATCAAGCAGTTTAATAATAGTATTATTTATATTTTAGCTGCCGCCGCAATTATGACGTTTCTCATGCATCGTTACTCAGATTCCATCGTCATCGGGTTGGTCATCATTGCCAATGCCATCATTGGTTACGTGCAAGAACGTCAAGCGGGAAACGCCTTAGAGCGCATCCGTGAAATGCTGATATCTAAAAACTTTGTCATTCGCGACAACCAAAAACTTGAGATTGATGCGCGCGACTTAGTAGTTGGTGACTTGGTCAACTTGGAGGCGGGCGACGCCGTCCCGGCAGATATGCGCCTCATTTCTGCCGATAATCTAAGTGTGCAAGAATCCATTCTTACTGGTGAGACCAATCCGGTTGAAAAGATTGAAGAGCCCATGCCAGCTGAGCAATTGGCCTTGGCAGATCGGCGTAACTTGGTCTATGCTTCAACGGCGGTCACGAGTGGTTCCGGCTTAGGCATTGTCGTGGCAACCGCCGAAGCAACCGAAATCGGGGCCATTCAACAATCGGTTGGCGCTGTCAAAGAAAAGCCGACCCCGCTAATGCGAAACTTGAATTCATTGGGTCTCGGCTTATCAATCGCCATCGTCGTCGCAGCCGTCTTGTTATTTGGTCTGGGCCTGCTGATGGATACTTACAGCTTACCAACCCTACTAATTGCCGTGATTACCATGGTCGTGGGTTCCATGCCAGAAGGCTTACCTGCCAGTACTTCGGTTGTCTTAGCCATGGGGACCCGGCGCATGACGAAGAAAAATGTCATCGTTAAATCATTACCCGCTGTCGAAACCCTGGGGGCCGTGGATATTGTTAATACCGATAAGACTGGGACCTTAACTAAAAATGAAATGACCGTCACGAAAGTGGTCACCCCACACCATTTCTTCGATGTTACTGGTGTGGGTTATGATGCCGATGGTGGCGTTAACTTCGACGGGTCCTTAAAACTAAACGGTCAAACAATGGATTGGCATCAGGATGAAAGCATGGAATGGCTAGTCAATATTGCCGGTCAAACCACTGATGCACAATTGCATTTTGAAAACAATAAATGGGAACTGACCGGTGAACCGACCGATGGCGCCTTAACAACGCTTTATCGTAAGATGACTGGTCATGATCCGAAAGTAGCCGAAGTCGACTCGCTACCTTTTGACTCTGCTTTCCGATTCTCCGCACGTTTAGCTGACTTTAACGGCCAACGCTTATTGATGGTCAAAGGCTCGCCCGCTACTATTTTGCGATTAACCGATCAAAAAACAGCTCCCACTTATTGGGATCATGCCATGGCCGACCTAACCGCAGATGGCTTGCGCGTCGTCGCCTTAGCTTATCAAGTCGTTGCGCCAGACATGACGACCATTGATGCCAAAAACATTAGCAACTTAGCCTTAGCCGGTATGGTCGGAATCATTGACCCACCCCGTGAAGAAGCCGCTGCCGCCATTGCGGAACTTCGCCAAGCTGGTGTCCAAGTTAAAATGATTACCGGTGACCACCCAGATACGGCGATGGCAATTGCCAACAAGTTGGCTTTAGCGCCACACGTCAAAACCATCACGGGGCCTGAAATCGATGCTTTAGATGATCAACAACTCAACGCCCAAATTGATGACTACAATGTCTTTGCCCGCGCTACTCCGGCCAATAAATTACGGATTGTCCGCGCACAACAAGCTAATCAACACGTCGTTTCAATGACTGGTGACGGGGTCAACGATGCACCAGCCTTAAAACAAGCCGATATTGGGGTTGCTATGGGGATTAAGGGAACTGAAGTCGCCAAAGAAGCTGCTAATATGGTCTTAGCAGACGATGATTTCGCCGACATAGTGGCGGCAGTCCGTGAAGGTCGCCACGTCTTTGATAATATTCGGAAAACGATTCGCTTTTTACTGCCAACCAGTTTTGCAGAAGGCTTGGTCGTCATCATCAGTATTCTAATGGGCCATGAATTGCCCCTCTACCCGACACAGTTACTCTGGATTAACATGGTATCGGCATTAACAATTCAGTTTGCGTTTATTTTCGAACCACCCGAGGCTGGGATTATGGCCCGCGGGCCGCGAAACGTCAAAGCCGGACTTTTATCCAAGTTAGACTCCTTTGAAATTGTCTATGTTTCGTTGCTCATTTCCGGACTAGGTATTTTCGCCTACGACTACTTAACTGCGTTAGGTTTGCCAAATGTGGTCGGAAGTACGATGTCGTTAAACATCATTATCTTTGGGAAGATTTTCTACCTGTTTAACTTGCGGAATAACCATCCCGTCATTTCTAAATACCTCTTTCAAAATAAAATGGCCTTTTACATTGTCGGCATTCTTATTCTGCTACAGTTAGGGATTGTCTACTTGCCATTTATGCAATCAGTCTTCCACACAACCAACGTTAGCTTTGGTTACGGCTGGGGAATTCCCATCCTAGCTGGAATTGTGGTCCTAATTGTCACTGAAATTGGTAAGTTCATCCGCTTCCACTTTTTGGAAAAAGATCCGGGCTTAAATTAA
- a CDS encoding flavocytochrome c — MAAKFQFEPTAITALKDQYDVIIIGSGSSGLVSAVQAHELGLRPVILEKMPKIGGNTTRASSGMNAAESLVQLKHHVVDSYADFYHETLIGGGRQNDPALLDYFASHGALALDWLAAHQIELDDLTITGGMRVKRTHRPSSLAPIGGFLITQLLKVIAAEKIPLFTEVTVTSLQQTEAKVTGVRVTLATGEERTLQSAAVILATGGFGANRTLIGNYRPDLTAYQTTNQPGATGDGLTLATQVGAQLVDMDQIQVHPTVQQETDHPFLIGEAVRGEGAILVNQAGQRFVNELATRKAVTAAIDQLPTKHATLILDQSVRQRVPAIEFYDHMGLVETGATLTELAAKINLPAAALTQTVTTWNTAVATQNDAAFNRKTGMSHGLKTGPFYAIRIAPAVHYTMGGVKINRQTQVLNANQQVIPGLYAAGEVVGGLHGNNRIGGNSIAETVIFGRQAGQQVYRYLTALKTE, encoded by the coding sequence ATGGCGGCAAAGTTTCAATTCGAACCAACAGCAATAACGGCATTAAAGGATCAGTATGATGTGATTATTATTGGTTCTGGCAGTAGTGGCTTAGTTAGTGCAGTTCAGGCCCATGAGTTAGGATTGCGGCCGGTTATTTTAGAAAAAATGCCTAAAATCGGTGGCAATACGACGCGGGCATCTTCTGGGATGAATGCGGCTGAAAGCTTGGTGCAATTAAAACACCACGTGGTGGATAGCTATGCTGATTTTTATCATGAGACTTTGATTGGTGGCGGTCGTCAAAATGACCCAGCCTTGTTGGATTATTTTGCGTCACATGGCGCCTTAGCGCTTGATTGGCTGGCAGCACATCAGATTGAACTAGACGACTTAACCATTACCGGAGGGATGCGAGTTAAACGCACCCACCGACCAAGTAGTCTAGCACCAATTGGGGGCTTTTTGATCACGCAATTATTAAAAGTGATTGCAGCTGAAAAGATTCCACTGTTTACTGAAGTCACGGTGACCAGCTTACAACAAACGGAAGCTAAAGTTACGGGAGTACGAGTGACCTTAGCCACCGGTGAAGAACGAACGTTACAAAGCGCAGCGGTAATTTTAGCCACCGGTGGTTTTGGCGCCAACCGGACTTTGATTGGCAACTATCGGCCAGATTTGACGGCTTATCAAACCACTAATCAACCAGGTGCGACCGGTGATGGCTTAACTTTAGCCACCCAGGTCGGCGCACAACTAGTTGATATGGATCAGATTCAGGTTCATCCGACTGTGCAACAAGAGACGGATCATCCGTTCTTAATTGGTGAAGCCGTGCGTGGCGAGGGCGCTATCTTGGTCAATCAAGCGGGACAACGGTTTGTGAACGAGTTAGCGACCCGAAAAGCTGTCACAGCGGCGATTGACCAGTTACCAACTAAGCATGCTACTTTGATTTTGGATCAATCTGTACGGCAACGCGTGCCCGCAATTGAATTTTACGATCATATGGGGTTAGTTGAAACCGGCGCAACCTTAACTGAATTAGCGGCTAAAATTAATCTGCCAGCTGCGGCGTTAACGCAAACCGTGACGACTTGGAATACGGCCGTGGCGACACAAAATGATGCGGCTTTTAACCGGAAAACTGGCATGAGTCATGGCCTTAAGACGGGACCATTCTATGCGATTCGCATTGCACCAGCTGTACATTATACGATGGGTGGGGTTAAGATTAACCGGCAAACCCAAGTCTTAAATGCCAACCAACAAGTGATTCCAGGGCTCTATGCGGCCGGTGAAGTAGTTGGCGGGCTGCATGGAAATAACCGGATTGGTGGTAACTCAATTGCTGAAACCGTGATTTTTGGTCGGCAGGCAGGGCAACAAGTCTATCGTTATTTAACGGCACTTAAAACTGAATAA
- a CDS encoding alpha/beta fold hydrolase, with the protein MKFMTSDQVTLDYTDAGHGQAVVILTGFGGAKAIWAAQIPVLLAAGYRVINLDGRCQGLSEHTAKGLRMSRRALDAAELIAALQLEKPILMGNSMGAATWFAYLSLFGDANVGAVIDVDQSPKMINTPQWPYGFKKLTWTDFPASFQQPLGRSTFKHIDDATYAQVKAVANQAPFDAPLMGPLLINHAVQDWRDVIQQLTKPFLIIAGQESPYFNSDFAAVVAQTAPQGQSVVIPAAGHIVMAEQSAAFNTALLHFLATVTSSDED; encoded by the coding sequence ATGAAATTTATGACGTCTGATCAGGTGACTTTAGATTATACGGATGCGGGCCACGGACAAGCAGTGGTTATTTTAACCGGTTTTGGTGGTGCTAAAGCTATCTGGGCGGCCCAAATCCCGGTGTTGCTTGCTGCGGGCTATCGGGTTATTAATCTGGATGGCCGGTGCCAAGGGCTTTCAGAACACACGGCAAAAGGATTACGGATGAGTCGGCGGGCCCTGGATGCGGCTGAATTAATTGCAGCCTTACAATTAGAAAAACCGATTTTAATGGGAAATTCTATGGGAGCAGCAACTTGGTTTGCTTACCTATCCTTGTTTGGGGATGCTAACGTTGGCGCAGTGATTGATGTTGATCAATCGCCTAAAATGATCAACACCCCCCAATGGCCTTATGGCTTTAAAAAATTAACTTGGACAGATTTTCCCGCTAGTTTCCAGCAACCATTGGGGCGTTCGACCTTCAAACACATTGATGACGCAACGTATGCGCAAGTTAAAGCGGTTGCCAACCAAGCGCCATTTGATGCCCCCTTAATGGGCCCTTTACTGATCAATCACGCTGTTCAAGACTGGCGCGATGTGATCCAACAACTGACCAAGCCGTTTTTGATTATTGCAGGTCAAGAATCCCCTTACTTTAATTCAGATTTTGCGGCGGTTGTGGCGCAGACCGCCCCACAAGGGCAAAGTGTTGTGATTCCAGCAGCCGGCCATATTGTTATGGCTGAACAGTCAGCCGCGTTTAATACCGCATTATTACATTTTTTAGCAACGGTAACGTCAAGCGATGAGGATTAG